The sequence CCGACAACTCGTACGGTCGCGACTTCATCACGCGCTCGGTGTCATGGAGGCCGACTCTGATCAGCCAGTCCCGCGCGGCGGCGTCGAGCTCACGACGCGGTGTCGAACCATCCGCTTTGAGCACCGCTCGCAACTGACTGCCGATCGACCAGACGGGGTCCAGCGAGGTCATCGCGTCTTGGAAGACCATCGAGATTCCGGGCGTACGGGACGGGATGCGATGCGCCTGCGCGGGGGTCTGCACACGCCCCTCGAATGTGATCGTGCCCTCGACCGCGGCGAGTTCGTCGGCTCGCAGGAAGCCGGCGACCGCCAGCGCGAGCGTGCTCTTGCCTGACCCGGACTCTCCGACGATCGCCACGCGCTCACCCGGGCGGATGTCGAGGCTGGCACCGTTGATCGCCCGCGTGCCTGCGGCGTAGTCGACGCTGGAGTCGCGTACCTCAAGCAGGGCGTCGCCGCGGTCCTGGTCGTTCGAGTCGCGCGATCTCACCGGAGACGCATCGATCGGTTTGGTCATTTCTCCCTCGCTCCTTCGGGATGGAGAGGCTGTTGCCCCGACGGATGGGGACTATCAAAGCGGGATTTCGCAATTTGCACAATCGTTTGGCCCAATCGATTGTGTAACTAATGTGTTTCGTCCCCGCTTCGAATAGGGTGCAGGTATGAGCGAGCGCGCGAAGGTGCTGGGCCACGGCCCGGTCACCCTTCGCACGCTCGCGAGCGATCTGGCAGTGAGCGTTTCGACCGTGTCGCGCGTGCTGCGGGCCCAGAGCGCCGAAGAGGCAGAGCGGTGGGCCTCGCCGGAAACGGTCGAACGGATCCGGCGCAGTGCCCTCGAACGCGGCTACCGGGCGAACCCCATCGCTGCGAGCCTGCGAACGTCTCGATCGGGGCTCGTCGGCGTGCTCGTGCCTCGCCTCCAGGACTTCGTGCTCGCCACCATCTACGAGGGCATCGAGGATGCGGCGACCGAGGCCGGCCTCTCGACCTTCGTCACGAACTCGTTCGACGACCCCGCGAGTCAGGCCGCGAAGAGCGAGATGATGCTGCAGCGCCGGGTCGACGGACTGATCTTCGGCGACGCCCACCTCGACCACAGCTTCCTCGACGAGTTCGCGGAGCG is a genomic window of Agromyces protaetiae containing:
- a CDS encoding ABC transporter ATP-binding protein, giving the protein MTKPIDASPVRSRDSNDQDRGDALLEVRDSSVDYAAGTRAINGASLDIRPGERVAIVGESGSGKSTLALAVAGFLRADELAAVEGTITFEGRVQTPAQAHRIPSRTPGISMVFQDAMTSLDPVWSIGSQLRAVLKADGSTPRRELDAAARDWLIRVGLHDTERVMKSRPYELSGGMRQRVMIALSLCGRPRLLIADEPTSALDASLARGTMDLLVELVEATGVSLLIVSHDIHLCLEYADSLVVMYRGDVVEQGPSRLLAQHADHPYTQGLLHCVPTLENASSEELPTLASFMAATGGPASGSSTGQPAKELAR